The following coding sequences lie in one Capnocytophaga stomatis genomic window:
- a CDS encoding tetratricopeptide repeat protein: MAVYRKRNDRPNRKKKTEDLDELQEELLHQESTTAEVFDTLDEGASKTEAWVQKNQKTIIGTLIAVAVIGLGYLLYQQFVSEPKEKEGANELFFAQEFFDQALNATDDKVKDSLFTVSLKGGNGKYGFLEIIENYSGTKAANLANYSAGMAYMNQGNYEKAIEHLKKFNSPDEILGALALGNIGDAYSQQKNNAEALNYYKKAFEHSKNEFTTPIYLKKAGITAMLQNSNEEANKYFERIKNEYPTSEEARTIDILLGKINN; the protein is encoded by the coding sequence ATGGCAGTTTACAGAAAGAGAAACGACAGACCTAACAGAAAGAAGAAAACAGAAGATTTGGATGAGCTTCAAGAAGAGTTACTCCACCAAGAAAGCACCACAGCGGAGGTATTTGACACTCTTGACGAAGGTGCTTCAAAAACAGAGGCTTGGGTTCAAAAAAATCAAAAAACTATCATCGGAACATTAATCGCGGTAGCTGTGATTGGTTTGGGCTATTTGCTTTACCAACAGTTCGTGTCCGAGCCTAAAGAAAAAGAAGGAGCTAATGAATTGTTCTTCGCTCAAGAATTTTTCGACCAAGCTTTGAATGCTACGGATGACAAAGTTAAAGACTCTTTATTTACTGTTTCATTAAAAGGAGGAAATGGAAAATACGGTTTCTTGGAAATAATTGAAAACTACAGCGGAACGAAAGCTGCAAATTTGGCAAATTATTCGGCTGGAATGGCATATATGAACCAAGGAAACTACGAAAAAGCTATTGAACATTTGAAAAAATTCAATTCTCCTGACGAAATTCTTGGGGCTTTAGCTTTAGGAAACATTGGTGACGCTTATTCTCAGCAAAAAAACAACGCCGAAGCTTTGAATTATTACAAAAAAGCTTTCGAACATAGCAAAAATGAATTCACAACGCCTATTTATTTGAAAAAAGCGGGAATCACAGCTATGTTGCAAAACAGCAATGAGGAGGCTAACAAATATTTTGAACGTATCAAAAATGAATATCCTACCTCAGAGGAAGCAAGAACAATTGACATTCTTCTTGGGAAAATAAACAACTAA
- the ccoS gene encoding cbb3-type cytochrome oxidase assembly protein CcoS: protein MSVIYMLISISIAVALLFFFLFIMAVRKGQYDDSHTPAVRMLFEDELVDEKTENTIKEEKLTE from the coding sequence ATGAGTGTGATATATATGTTGATTAGTATAAGTATTGCGGTGGCACTATTGTTTTTTTTCTTATTCATAATGGCAGTAAGAAAAGGGCAATATGATGATAGTCATACACCTGCAGTGCGTATGCTTTTTGAAGACGAGCTTGTTGACGAAAAAACAGAGAATACAATTAAGGAGGAAAAACTAACTGAATAA
- a CDS encoding cbb3-type cytochrome c oxidase N-terminal domain-containing protein: protein MKRNLIPFLRVITIVGVVALILELLYGSKDECAIAKYSQIQMLLVFLLFVLIFTEVVLRGVSNLTYGVKPKSGFAAEEGSLWKRFYASMVNQVPIERESEIILEHEHDGIKELDNTLPTWWVYLFYATIVFMVVYLVRFEVIKDYNQVEEYDRDVAQAKIEIAEYRKNNPNLLNADNVKLLTDASDIEAGKKIFQMNCVACHAMDGGGGIGPNLTDDYWILGGSINKIFNTISEGGRDGKGMVAWKASLKPEEIAQVASYIKTLKGTTPANPKAAEGDLYTEE, encoded by the coding sequence ATGAAAAGAAATTTAATACCATTTTTACGAGTAATAACCATTGTTGGTGTTGTGGCTCTTATTTTGGAACTTTTATATGGAAGCAAGGATGAGTGTGCCATCGCTAAGTATTCTCAAATACAGATGCTTTTGGTTTTCTTACTCTTTGTTCTGATTTTCACAGAAGTAGTTTTGCGAGGAGTTTCCAACTTAACTTATGGGGTTAAACCTAAGTCAGGGTTCGCAGCAGAAGAAGGCTCTTTGTGGAAGCGTTTTTACGCAAGTATGGTTAATCAAGTTCCGATTGAGCGTGAAAGTGAAATTATATTAGAGCACGAGCACGACGGAATCAAAGAGCTTGATAATACTTTGCCTACTTGGTGGGTGTATTTGTTCTACGCTACGATAGTTTTTATGGTTGTGTATCTTGTTCGATTTGAGGTGATTAAAGATTATAATCAAGTTGAGGAATACGACAGAGATGTAGCACAAGCCAAAATAGAAATTGCCGAATACAGAAAAAATAACCCGAATTTGCTTAATGCTGATAATGTAAAATTACTTACAGATGCTTCGGATATTGAAGCTGGTAAGAAAATCTTCCAAATGAATTGTGTGGCTTGTCACGCGATGGACGGAGGAGGAGGTATCGGTCCTAACTTAACGGATGACTACTGGATTTTGGGCGGAAGCATCAACAAGATTTTCAACACTATTTCAGAAGGAGGTAGAGACGGAAAAGGTATGGTGGCTTGGAAGGCTTCATTGAAACCGGAAGAAATCGCTCAAGTAGCAAGTTATATAAAAACGTTAAAAGGAACTACTCCGGCTAATCCAAAAGCAGCTGAAGGAGATTTATATACAGAAGAATAA
- the ccoG gene encoding cytochrome c oxidase accessory protein CcoG, which translates to MAQQGKDVFRDSIGTIDEEGKRAWVYPKKPSGRYYRYRKYVSYVLLLILFASPFIKINGNQFLLFNVLDRKFNIFGLPFWPQDFYLFVISMIIGIVFLSLFTVVFGRIFCGWICPQTIFMEMVFRRIEYWIDGDRGAQMRLNKQPWNAEKIRKRVLKWTIFFLISFLVANVFLAYLIGSDVLLTYIVEGPLNHLSTFIALFIFTCVFYFIFAWFREQVCIIACPYGRLQGVLLDNRSVIVAYDYVRGEGEKGRKKFRKNENRQELGHGDCIDCSQCVHVCPTGIDIRNGTQLECVNCTACIDACDEIMDKTGFKRGLIRFASEENIAKKASFKFDLRMKGYTAVLTILVGILIGMLFVRTDVQANVLRVPGQLYNHEEGGIINNLYTYKIINKTTRDFDNVTIKVAGSLKAEVVLVGKTSIFVPKQGMAEGTLFIKIEESSLEEEKTKLILDVYSEGNKIETEKTIFLGPRVFK; encoded by the coding sequence ATGGCACAGCAAGGTAAAGATGTATTTCGCGATTCGATAGGAACCATTGATGAGGAAGGGAAAAGAGCTTGGGTGTATCCTAAAAAGCCTTCGGGTAGGTATTATCGTTATAGAAAATACGTAAGTTATGTTCTTTTACTCATACTTTTTGCGAGTCCTTTTATAAAAATTAATGGTAATCAGTTTTTATTATTCAATGTACTTGACCGTAAATTTAATATTTTCGGACTTCCTTTTTGGCCACAAGATTTTTATCTGTTTGTAATTTCTATGATTATAGGAATTGTGTTTCTTTCCTTATTTACAGTAGTTTTCGGAAGGATTTTTTGTGGTTGGATTTGTCCGCAAACCATATTTATGGAAATGGTTTTCCGCAGAATTGAGTACTGGATAGATGGGGATAGAGGAGCACAAATGAGGCTAAACAAGCAACCCTGGAATGCGGAAAAAATTCGTAAACGTGTGCTGAAATGGACGATATTTTTCTTGATTTCCTTTTTGGTAGCAAACGTATTTTTGGCGTATCTGATAGGTTCTGATGTTCTTCTCACTTACATTGTTGAAGGTCCTCTGAATCATTTAAGTACATTCATAGCCTTATTTATTTTTACTTGTGTTTTTTATTTCATATTTGCTTGGTTCAGAGAGCAGGTGTGCATCATTGCCTGTCCGTATGGGCGTTTGCAAGGGGTACTTTTGGATAATCGTTCCGTGATTGTTGCTTACGATTATGTGCGTGGTGAGGGAGAAAAAGGACGTAAGAAGTTTCGCAAAAACGAGAATCGCCAAGAGCTTGGTCACGGTGATTGTATAGACTGCTCGCAATGCGTACACGTCTGTCCCACAGGGATTGACATTCGTAACGGAACGCAGTTGGAATGCGTGAATTGTACGGCTTGCATTGATGCTTGCGATGAGATAATGGACAAAACGGGCTTCAAACGAGGATTGATACGATTTGCAAGTGAGGAAAATATAGCCAAAAAAGCATCTTTTAAGTTTGATTTGAGAATGAAAGGATATACGGCAGTACTTACTATTCTTGTGGGAATACTGATAGGTATGCTGTTCGTTCGTACTGATGTTCAGGCAAATGTATTGCGAGTGCCGGGGCAGTTGTACAATCACGAAGAAGGAGGAATTATCAATAATTTATATACTTACAAGATTATCAACAAAACCACACGTGATTTTGATAACGTAACCATAAAAGTTGCGGGTTCGTTGAAGGCCGAAGTGGTTTTGGTGGGAAAAACATCTATTTTTGTTCCAAAACAAGGAATGGCAGAGGGGACTTTGTTCATAAAAATTGAAGAATCTTCTTTGGAGGAAGAAAAGACAAAGTTAATTCTGGACGTATATAGCGAAGGAAATAAAATAGAAACAGAGAAAACGATATTTTTAGGCCCGAGGGTTTTTAAATAA
- a CDS encoding inorganic diphosphatase produces MSKKEQLSFDVLIEIPKGSRNKYEYDFDLKKIRYDRMIFSSMMYPADYGFVPETLALDSDPLDVLVLVSEPTFPGCVMEVKPLGVFHMADEKGPDEKMICVPVSDPVWSKLNTLDDVNPHLIMEIEHFFQVYKDLEKKKVAVNGWGNLEEAVSIYHECRERYATGGKNFSIK; encoded by the coding sequence ATGTCTAAAAAAGAACAACTGTCTTTCGATGTGTTAATCGAGATTCCGAAAGGAAGCCGAAATAAATATGAATACGATTTTGATTTGAAAAAAATCAGATATGACCGAATGATTTTTTCATCAATGATGTACCCTGCCGATTATGGTTTTGTACCTGAAACTCTGGCGTTGGATTCTGACCCGTTAGATGTGTTGGTATTAGTTTCCGAGCCGACTTTTCCGGGTTGCGTGATGGAAGTGAAACCACTTGGGGTTTTCCATATGGCAGATGAAAAGGGGCCTGATGAGAAGATGATTTGTGTTCCGGTTTCTGACCCTGTTTGGAGTAAACTCAATACGTTGGATGACGTAAATCCGCACTTAATTATGGAAATTGAGCACTTTTTCCAAGTATATAAAGATTTGGAAAAGAAAAAAGTAGCCGTGAACGGTTGGGGTAATTTGGAAGAAGCTGTGAGCATTTATCACGAATGCCGAGAGCGTTACGCTACAGGAGGTAAAAACTTCTCAATCAAGTAA
- the ribH gene encoding 6,7-dimethyl-8-ribityllumazine synthase — protein MATENKNLSQYDKNTIPSAKPFRFGIVTSEWNEQVTFGLKKGAIETLKDCGAEDENIICWEVPGSFELIHGSKKMIDTQNVDAVIAIGCVIQGETRHFDFVCQGVTQGIAQLNATKDVPVIFCVLTDNNLQQSLDRSGGKHGNKGVEAAIAAIKMVTL, from the coding sequence ATGGCTACTGAAAATAAAAACCTATCACAATACGATAAAAATACAATTCCCAGTGCAAAGCCTTTCCGTTTTGGAATTGTTACCTCCGAGTGGAATGAGCAAGTTACATTCGGACTAAAAAAAGGAGCTATCGAAACCTTAAAAGATTGTGGAGCAGAAGACGAAAATATCATTTGCTGGGAAGTTCCCGGAAGTTTCGAACTTATACACGGAAGCAAAAAAATGATTGACACACAAAATGTTGATGCTGTAATTGCCATTGGTTGTGTGATTCAGGGTGAAACGCGTCATTTTGATTTTGTGTGTCAAGGAGTTACACAAGGAATCGCCCAATTGAACGCAACGAAAGATGTTCCTGTTATTTTTTGTGTTCTGACAGACAATAATTTACAACAATCTTTGGACAGAAGCGGAGGAAAACACGGAAATAAAGGAGTTGAAGCTGCTATCGCTGCCATTAAAATGGTGACTCTTTAA
- the gcvT gene encoding glycine cleavage system aminomethyltransferase GcvT: protein MKNTALTDVHIALGAKMVPFAGYNMPVQYEGVNAEHETVRNGVGVFDVSHMGEFILKGKHALDLIQKVTSNDATTLYDGRAQYSYLPNEKGGIVDDLIVYKIADEHYLLVVNASNIEKDWDWISKHNTWGVEMENASDQYSLLAIQGPKALEAIQPLTSVNLSEIKNYHFVIGDFAGVKDVIISATGYTGSGGVEIYVKNEHIKHVWDEVFRVGEPFGIKPIGLAARDTLRLEMGFCLYGNDIDDTTSPISAGLGWITKFTKDFVSSDAIKSDKENGVSKKLVGFEMQEKAIPRHGYEIVDAEGNVIGNVTSGTMAPSLGKGIGLGYVPTELSKPGSEIFIQIRKNKVPATVVKLPFYKG from the coding sequence ATGAAAAACACAGCTTTAACCGATGTTCATATTGCATTGGGAGCAAAAATGGTTCCTTTTGCAGGTTACAATATGCCTGTTCAGTATGAGGGTGTTAACGCCGAACACGAAACCGTACGCAACGGCGTAGGAGTATTTGATGTAAGTCATATGGGAGAATTTATTCTCAAAGGTAAACACGCTTTGGATTTGATTCAGAAAGTAACTTCTAACGATGCAACGACATTGTACGATGGACGAGCACAATACAGCTACTTGCCAAACGAAAAAGGAGGAATTGTTGATGACCTTATCGTTTACAAAATTGCAGATGAACATTATTTGTTAGTTGTTAACGCTTCTAATATCGAGAAAGATTGGGATTGGATTAGCAAACACAATACTTGGGGAGTGGAAATGGAAAATGCTTCTGACCAATATTCGTTGTTGGCAATTCAAGGACCTAAGGCTTTGGAGGCTATTCAACCGCTTACATCTGTAAACTTATCGGAAATAAAAAACTACCATTTCGTAATTGGTGATTTTGCCGGAGTGAAAGACGTAATTATCTCTGCAACAGGATATACAGGTAGCGGAGGAGTTGAAATATATGTTAAAAACGAACATATTAAACACGTTTGGGATGAAGTTTTCAGAGTGGGAGAGCCTTTCGGGATAAAGCCTATCGGGTTGGCAGCTCGTGATACGCTTCGTTTGGAAATGGGCTTCTGCTTGTACGGGAATGATATTGATGACACAACTTCTCCAATTTCAGCAGGATTAGGCTGGATTACCAAGTTTACTAAAGATTTTGTAAGTTCCGATGCAATTAAATCAGATAAAGAAAACGGAGTTAGCAAAAAGCTGGTTGGTTTTGAAATGCAGGAAAAAGCTATTCCGCGTCACGGATATGAAATCGTTGATGCTGAGGGAAATGTCATTGGAAACGTAACAAGCGGAACGATGGCTCCTTCTCTTGGTAAAGGAATTGGTTTAGGATACGTACCTACCGAGCTTTCTAAACCGGGAAGTGAAATTTTTATCCAAATTCGTAAAAATAAAGTTCCGGCAACGGTAGTGAAATTGCCTTTCTATAAAGGATAG
- a CDS encoding CcoQ/FixQ family Cbb3-type cytochrome c oxidase assembly chaperone: MLKFIKEHMATIDGIEIFPIISLSIFFIFFVGLFWWVFGYKKEAIDRMNNIPFDNDDENNNTLS, encoded by the coding sequence ATGCTCAAGTTTATTAAGGAACATATGGCGACAATTGATGGGATTGAAATATTTCCCATCATATCGCTATCAATATTTTTCATTTTCTTTGTAGGGCTCTTTTGGTGGGTTTTTGGCTACAAGAAAGAAGCTATTGATAGGATGAATAATATTCCTTTTGATAACGATGACGAAAATAACAACACTTTATCATGA
- the ccoN gene encoding cytochrome-c oxidase, cbb3-type subunit I, with product MEKQQFYYDNKIVRKFLFATLFWGVIGMVVGLWLAYLFLFPTMSNEIPWLSFGRLRPLHTNAVIFAFVGNAIFAGVYYSLQRLLKARMFSDFLSNFNFWGWQLIIVGAAITLPLGYTTSKEYAELEWPIDIMIALVWVAFGVNMIGTLLRRRQRHIYVAIWFYLATFVTVAVLHIFNNLELPVTMLKSYSVYAGVQDALVQWWYGHNAVAFFLTTPFLGLMYYFVPKAANRPVYSYRLSIIHFWSLIFIYIWAGPHHLLYTALPEWAQNLGVVFSVMLVAPSWGGMINGLLTLRGAWDTVRESPTLKFMVVAITGYGMATFEGPMLSLKNVNAIAHFTDWIIAHVHVGALAWNGFLAFGMIYYIVPKMWKTNLYSMKLANFHFWIGTLGIVFYALPLYVAGFTQASLWKQFNPDGTLTYGNFLETVTQIMPMYALRAVGGTLYLIGVLAGVYNVIKTLQTAPKLEDELAQAPALSTISSGRLQGETLHTWLERKPVQMTIWATVAILIGGVVQIVPTIFVKSNIPTISSVKPYTPLELEGRDLYIREGCVSCHSQMVRPFRSEVERYGEFAKAGEFVYDRPFLWGSKRTGPDLLRLGGKYSDNWHFNHMYDPTSTSPGSIMPAYPWLTRDKHDRSDIEAKMRGLAKLGVPYTEEDIANAHKSMDEQAAKIEKNLYNDPDFVKQYEASKAKAEKEGKEFIPMKDREIVALIAYLQRLGTDIKIKTANAE from the coding sequence ATGGAGAAGCAACAATTTTACTATGACAACAAAATTGTACGGAAGTTCCTTTTTGCAACTCTTTTTTGGGGAGTTATAGGAATGGTAGTAGGGCTATGGTTAGCCTATTTATTCTTGTTTCCGACAATGTCTAACGAAATTCCTTGGTTGAGTTTCGGACGCCTTCGCCCATTGCATACAAATGCTGTGATTTTTGCGTTTGTAGGGAATGCTATTTTTGCGGGGGTTTACTATTCACTACAACGGCTTTTAAAGGCTCGTATGTTTAGTGATTTTTTAAGTAACTTTAATTTCTGGGGATGGCAGCTGATTATCGTTGGAGCTGCGATAACCCTTCCGTTGGGTTACACCACTTCTAAAGAATATGCTGAGTTGGAGTGGCCAATTGACATAATGATTGCCTTAGTTTGGGTAGCTTTTGGGGTAAATATGATTGGAACGCTTTTGAGAAGAAGGCAACGTCATATTTACGTGGCTATTTGGTTCTACTTGGCTACATTTGTTACGGTAGCGGTACTCCACATTTTCAATAACTTAGAGCTTCCTGTGACGATGCTTAAGTCTTACTCTGTTTACGCAGGGGTTCAAGATGCGTTGGTACAGTGGTGGTATGGGCATAATGCGGTTGCTTTCTTCTTGACAACGCCTTTCTTAGGCTTGATGTACTACTTTGTTCCGAAAGCAGCAAACCGTCCGGTATATTCTTACCGATTGTCAATCATCCACTTCTGGAGTTTGATTTTTATCTACATTTGGGCAGGACCACACCACTTATTATATACGGCTTTACCTGAATGGGCACAAAACTTAGGAGTAGTATTCTCTGTAATGTTGGTGGCTCCGTCTTGGGGAGGTATGATTAATGGTTTGTTAACACTTCGTGGAGCTTGGGATACAGTTCGTGAAAGTCCCACATTGAAATTTATGGTTGTGGCTATTACCGGATATGGTATGGCTACTTTTGAAGGACCAATGTTGTCACTTAAAAACGTAAACGCAATTGCTCACTTTACTGACTGGATTATTGCTCACGTTCACGTTGGTGCATTGGCTTGGAACGGATTCCTTGCTTTTGGTATGATTTACTACATTGTGCCTAAAATGTGGAAAACGAATCTTTACTCTATGAAGTTAGCGAATTTCCATTTCTGGATAGGTACTTTAGGTATTGTATTCTATGCTTTACCGCTTTATGTAGCAGGATTTACGCAAGCTTCATTGTGGAAACAATTTAATCCGGATGGAACTTTGACATACGGAAACTTCTTGGAAACAGTAACTCAAATTATGCCGATGTATGCTTTGCGTGCTGTTGGAGGAACACTTTATTTGATTGGAGTTCTTGCCGGAGTTTATAACGTTATCAAAACATTGCAAACAGCTCCTAAATTGGAAGACGAGTTGGCTCAAGCTCCTGCTTTATCAACAATCAGCAGTGGAAGATTACAAGGAGAAACCCTACATACTTGGTTAGAGAGAAAACCTGTTCAAATGACAATTTGGGCTACGGTTGCTATTTTAATCGGAGGTGTTGTACAAATCGTTCCAACTATCTTTGTAAAATCGAACATACCTACGATTTCAAGTGTAAAACCTTATACGCCACTTGAATTAGAAGGACGTGATTTGTATATCCGTGAGGGGTGTGTGTCTTGTCACAGTCAAATGGTACGTCCGTTCCGTAGTGAGGTAGAGCGTTACGGTGAGTTTGCGAAAGCAGGTGAGTTTGTGTACGACCGTCCGTTCTTGTGGGGAAGTAAGCGTACAGGACCTGATTTGCTTCGTTTAGGAGGAAAATATTCCGATAACTGGCATTTTAATCATATGTACGACCCAACAAGTACTTCACCTGGAAGTATAATGCCGGCATATCCTTGGCTGACAAGAGATAAACACGACCGAAGTGATATTGAAGCTAAGATGCGTGGTTTGGCTAAATTGGGTGTGCCTTACACGGAAGAAGATATTGCTAATGCTCATAAATCAATGGATGAGCAAGCTGCAAAAATCGAGAAGAATTTGTATAATGACCCTGATTTTGTGAAACAATATGAAGCTTCTAAGGCAAAGGCTGAAAAAGAAGGTAAAGAATTCATTCCGATGAAAGACCGTGAAATTGTTGCACTTATCGCTTATTTGCAACGATTGGGAACAGATATTAAAATTAAAACTGCAAACGCTGAATAA